A genomic stretch from Papio anubis isolate 15944 chromosome 18, Panubis1.0, whole genome shotgun sequence includes:
- the SHISA9 gene encoding protein shisa-9 isoform X3, which yields MCGPRRLAAPGSSLGSFGRASRGGRSGSSGGRAAEPGLGDTMRRVLRLLLGCFLTELCARVCRAQERAGHGQLAQLGGVLLLAGGNRSGAASGEATEGAEASDAPPTRAPTPDFCRGYFDVMGQWDPPFNCSSGDFIFCCGTCGFRFCCTFKKRRLNQSTCTNYDTPLWLNTGKPPARKDDPLHDPTKDKTNLIVYIICGVVAVMVLVGIFTKLGLEKAHRPQREHMSRLYDNLLFTEAQISFQEDEPAPGEWSVRLQTRTV from the exons ATGTGCGGCCCGCGGCGGCTCGCAGCCCCCGGCAGCAGCCTCGGCAGCTTCGGCCGCGCCTCGAGAGGCGGCCGCAGCGGCTCCAGCGGCGGCCGAGCGGCCGAGCCCGGGCTGGGAGACACCATGCGCCGCGTCCTCCGGCTGCTCCTCGGCTGCTTCCTCACCGAGCTGTGCGCCCGTGTGTGCCGGGCGCAGGAGCGAGCGGGGCACGGGCAGCTGGCGCAACTGGGCGGCGTGTTGCTGCTGGCGGGGGGCAACCGCTCTGGGGCCGCCTCAGGAGAGGCCACCGAGGGCGCCGAGGCATCCGACGCGCCCCCGACCCGGGCGCCCACGCCGGACTTCTGCCGGGGCTACTTCGATGTCATGGGCCAGTGGGACCCGCCGTTCAACTGCAGCTCGGGCGACTTCATCTTCTGCTGCGGGACTTGTGGCTTCCGGTTCTGCTGCACGTTTAAGAAGCGGCGACTGAACCAAAGCACCTGCACCAACTACGACACGCCGCTCTGGCTCAACACCGGCAAGCCCCCCGCCCGCAAGGACGACCCCTTGCACGACCCCACCAAGGACAAGACCAACCTGATCGTCTACATCATCTGCGGGGTGGTGGCCGTCATGGTGCTCGTGGGCATCTTCACCAAGCTGGGGCTGGAGAAAGCGCACCGGCCCCAGAGGGAGCACATGTCCAG GCTCTATGACAATCTGCTGTTTACGGAGGCACAGATTTCTTTCCAAGAGGATGAACCTGCCCCTGGTGAGTGGAGTGTCCGACTTCAAACCCGAACCGTCTGA